The window ATCGCCGGGATTTTAATGCGGCGCAAAGTGGTTATGCCCAGTTGCATTTGGGCCTGGCCCTGCAGCGTATGGGAGACACCACCACCGCGCAGCGCGCTATCGCCACAGCGTTTACCCATTTTGACGGCGAGTACCATTACTGGGGTGATTACGGCAGTCGCATGCGCGACCTGGGGATGGCAATTTATTTGCTCGCTGCGGAATCGGCGCCAGAGTATCGCTCCCAGGTGCTCGATTTCAGTGTTGAGCTCCGTGATGCCCTCGCGGCGCGGCGCTGGCTCAGTACCCAGGAGCGCTACGCACTGTTTATGGCAGGGATGGCGCTGAAAAACCAAGTAACAGTCGGCTGGCGCGGTGAGTGGACGGCGCCTGCCAGTGCGCCCCAGATGTTGGAGTCGGAATCCACCTGGGCGACGCTGCTGCGTGGCGAACGCGCGGCGCAGGGGTTTGCATTCGCGTCCCGGCACGATGGCCCGCTCTACGCTACCGCGACTGTTTCCGGTTATGGCGCTGAACCGCCAGAACCGGTGAGCGACGGGATTACTATCGCGCGCAGCTGGTACACCCTCGACGGTGAAGCGGTTACCCCAAGCACACTCAAAACCGGCGAGCGGCTGCTAGTTGCGCTGGAAATTTCCGGTCGGCAGCGGGTGGCAGATGCACTTGTCGTTAACCTGCTGCCTGCGGGGCTTGAGCTGGAAAATGAAAACCTCAACCGTGCGCTGGACTTTGAACAATTGCGTATCGACGGAAAGCGGTTAAGTGAACTGCAAAAAAATACCGATATGAAACACCGGGAGTTTCGCGACGACCGTTTTGTCGCGGCGCTGGATTACCGCGGCTATCGCACCGCCTCCGTGTTCTTCGTTGTGCGTGCAGTAACCCCCGGTGTTTACCGTGTTCCTCCGGCGAGTGTGGAGGATATGTACCGCCCGGAAATTCACAGCCTGGGCGGCGATATTGAGCAGATCGAAGTCACGCCCTGATCCAGTGATGGCTAAGAGCAACCACAAACAGCGCCAGCCACGCACCCGGCGGCGCCCGCGCATTCTGTTGGTCGCGGCTGGCTGCAGCCTGCTGGTTGCCTGTTTGTGGATTCTCGACCGCTGCTTTCCGCTGGCACTGCCCTCCGCTGCCAGTGGATTCTACGCACAAGTGGTGTACGACCGCGATGGTCGCCCGCTGCGCTCGTTTGCCGACGCGCAAGGGATTTGGCGCTACCGTGTCAGCCTCAATGAAGTCTCGCCCTACTATTTGGACGCGCTGCTTAACTACGAAGACCGGCGCTTCTGGCATCACCCGGGGGTGGACCTGCTCGCTTTGATCCGCGCCACCTGGCTTAATCTGACCCAAGGCCGGGTGATTTCAGGTGGCTCGACCTTGTCTATGCAGGTCGCGCGCCTGCTGCACCCGCACAGCCGCAGCCTGGCAGGCAAGTTGTATCAAGTGTTGCGCACGTTCCAGCTTGAATGGCACCTCTCGAAAAGCCAAATCCTCGAACTCTACTGCAATATTGCGCCCTTCGGCGGCACCATCGAAGGGGTGCAGGCGGCGAGTTACACCTATTTGGGGAAGCCGGCGCGCGAACTGACCCGGGCGGAAGCGGCACTGATGGCGGTACTGCCCCAGTCGCCCACGCGGCTGCGCCCGGACATTCACCCGCTCGCAGCAGAGCGCGCCAGAGACAAAGTGCTCGACCGGCTGCAAGCCTTTGGCGAATGGTCACCAGAGGATATTGCTCAAGCCAAGCTGGAAACTGTTTACGGCGTGCGCCATACCCCGGAGCAACATGCACCGCTGCTGGCGCGGCGTCTGGCACAGGCGCACCCTCAATGGCAGCGCATAAACACCACCATTGACGGCGATTTACAGCGCAGCCTGGAAACCTATCTCAAGAGTTATGTGGTGCAGCAGGCGGAAAAATCGTCCGCTGCGGCACTGGTGATGGAAAATAAAACCCAGCGTATTCTGGCTTATGTGGGCACCGCAGATTTCGCCAGCCCACAGCGCTACGGCCATGTGGATATGGTGACTGCAATCCGCTCTCCCGGCAGTACGCTTAAACCCTTTTTGTATGGTCTGGCGCTGGACGAGGGGCTGATCCATTCCGAGTCACTGTTGGTCGATGCGCCGCGCCACTGGCAGGATTACCGACCCGGCAACTTCAGCGGGGGTTTTAGCGGCCCGGTCAGTGCCGCCGAAGCGCTGCAGAGATCACTGAATATTCCGGCGGTGGGCCTGCTCGACCATTATGGCCCGGCGAACTTTGTTGCGCGCCTGGCAAATGCTGGGGTGCCGTTGGCGATACCGGGCGACAAAGCCAATCTGGCGGTGATTCTCGGTGGCGCGGGGCTGAGCCTGGAATCGCTGGTGGCCGCTTACGGCAGTCTCGCCAATGGGGGGCTGGTTACTGCCCCGCGCTATCTCGCAGCCGAGAACGCGGCTGTACCCCGCTACCTGATGTCGCCCCAGGCGGCCTGGGTCATCCAAAAAATTCTTGCGGATATTCCGCCACCGAATGGTCTGCGCTATTCCTCCG of the Teredinibacter turnerae T7901 genome contains:
- the pbpC gene encoding penicillin-binding protein 1C, with the protein product MAKSNHKQRQPRTRRRPRILLVAAGCSLLVACLWILDRCFPLALPSAASGFYAQVVYDRDGRPLRSFADAQGIWRYRVSLNEVSPYYLDALLNYEDRRFWHHPGVDLLALIRATWLNLTQGRVISGGSTLSMQVARLLHPHSRSLAGKLYQVLRTFQLEWHLSKSQILELYCNIAPFGGTIEGVQAASYTYLGKPARELTRAEAALMAVLPQSPTRLRPDIHPLAAERARDKVLDRLQAFGEWSPEDIAQAKLETVYGVRHTPEQHAPLLARRLAQAHPQWQRINTTIDGDLQRSLETYLKSYVVQQAEKSSAAALVMENKTQRILAYVGTADFASPQRYGHVDMVTAIRSPGSTLKPFLYGLALDEGLIHSESLLVDAPRHWQDYRPGNFSGGFSGPVSAAEALQRSLNIPAVGLLDHYGPANFVARLANAGVPLAIPGDKANLAVILGGAGLSLESLVAAYGSLANGGLVTAPRYLAAENAAVPRYLMSPQAAWVIQKILADIPPPNGLRYSSALAKGATLAWKTGTSYGFRDSWALGVGRHYTIGVWFGRPDGTPLPGASGRASAGPLLHGIADMLPGAREPLPRPTGVTDESVCWPLGRRVADTPAAQCHATRDALVINGTVPPTLWDEQSEAVNPRVIWLDSAGNRVHSGCGTQFSEARKTKVALWPLMSEPWVAPQWRRARQLPDWSRACVTTLDLDSPVRITGIDASARYRRAGVGGANPRLTLAAVGGSGDRHWYLDGQYYRSAASVAALAVELDSAGEHQILVIDDVGNTDQVWVRVE